One window of the Rhodothermales bacterium genome contains the following:
- the trxA gene encoding thioredoxin yields the protein MAHDAKYVTLTDANFKSEVVDSDVPVLVDFWAAWCGPCRIIAPIIEELAAEFEGRAKVAKMDVDHNPQIPMSFGIRSIPTLLFFKDGQVVDQLVGTAPKKVLAERLENLAKQTV from the coding sequence ATGGCACATGACGCCAAATACGTAACGCTGACGGACGCAAACTTCAAGTCGGAGGTCGTCGATTCGGACGTGCCCGTCCTGGTCGATTTCTGGGCAGCCTGGTGCGGTCCCTGCCGGATCATTGCACCGATCATCGAGGAACTCGCGGCCGAATTCGAAGGTCGGGCCAAGGTTGCCAAGATGGATGTCGATCACAATCCGCAGATTCCGATGTCCTTCGGCATCCGCTCCATCCCGACGCTGTTGTTCTTCAAGGATGGCCAGGTCGTGGACCAGCTTGTGGGTACGGCCCCCAAGAAAGTCCTTGCAGAACGACTGGAAAACCTTGCCAAACAGACGGTCTGA
- the purL gene encoding phosphoribosylformylglycinamidine synthase subunit PurL: MHQEPEVTLELARDHGLTDEEYGWILEKLGRTPTFVELGIYSVMWSEHCSYKNSIAELKKLPREGKTLLVEAGEENAGLVDIGDGLAVAFKIESHNHPSAVEPYQGAATGVGGIQRDIFTMGARPICSLNSLRFGSLENPRVRYLFDGVVRGIGDYGNSFGVPTVAGEVCFDPSYEGNPLVNAMSVGIVKVGETASAIATGAGNKVYIVGSATGRDGIHGATFASEEISEASEAKRPSVQVGDPFTEKLLLEATLEVIASGAVVGIQDMGAAGITCSTCEMSAKGESGMIVHADRVPMREEGMTPYEVLLSESQERMLIVCKPGREAELESIFDKWDLHAVAIGEVTDEPRVRIFWHGEEVANVPAEHLVLGGGAPVYIRETKRPAYLDETFATDLNALPDLTADMAEAALLDLLASPNIASKRWVFEQYDTMVRTNTVVGPGPSDAAVVRIKDTNRGLAVKTDCNGRYVYLNPRKGGQIAVAEAARNVVCAGGLPVAVTNCLNFGNPYKPEQYWVFKEAVGGMGDACRVLTTPVTGGNVSFYNENPTGAVFPTPTIGMLGIVDDVEAHATTFDFKQEGDVVVLLSPTGQPPGGIEASEHLSVRHGMTAGDAPVFDLASELAVQKACLSMIRTGRVHSAHDASDGGLAVCLAESVLASRGPEGDTLGVEVELSGLAHDRLDALLFGEAQSRIVVSCRPAHAEVLREIAVREGVEWTRLGTVKGDRLVVDGWISLSGHRLKEVYENAIPALMGRS; encoded by the coding sequence GTGAAGGCAAGACCCTTCTGGTCGAGGCTGGTGAAGAGAATGCCGGCCTGGTGGATATCGGTGACGGACTGGCTGTAGCGTTCAAGATTGAATCGCACAACCACCCATCGGCCGTTGAGCCGTATCAGGGCGCGGCTACCGGCGTGGGCGGCATCCAGCGCGACATATTTACGATGGGTGCGCGACCCATCTGCTCCTTGAACTCCCTGCGATTCGGCTCTCTCGAGAATCCGCGCGTCCGGTACCTGTTCGACGGCGTCGTGCGTGGAATCGGCGACTACGGCAATTCGTTCGGCGTGCCCACCGTTGCAGGCGAGGTGTGTTTTGACCCCTCGTACGAAGGCAACCCGCTTGTCAACGCCATGAGTGTGGGAATCGTGAAAGTCGGGGAGACGGCGTCGGCCATTGCCACGGGTGCAGGCAACAAGGTGTATATCGTGGGGTCTGCGACCGGAAGGGACGGCATCCATGGAGCAACGTTCGCCTCCGAGGAGATTTCCGAGGCCAGCGAAGCCAAGCGGCCGAGTGTACAGGTCGGGGATCCCTTCACGGAAAAACTGCTGCTCGAAGCCACCCTGGAAGTCATTGCCAGCGGAGCCGTCGTGGGCATCCAGGACATGGGAGCCGCAGGCATTACCTGCTCGACGTGCGAAATGAGCGCAAAGGGTGAGTCGGGAATGATTGTCCATGCCGACCGGGTGCCCATGCGCGAAGAAGGGATGACACCCTACGAAGTGCTCCTTTCAGAGAGCCAGGAGCGCATGTTGATTGTATGCAAGCCGGGCCGGGAGGCCGAGCTGGAGTCGATTTTCGACAAGTGGGACCTGCATGCCGTCGCCATCGGAGAGGTGACGGATGAGCCGCGGGTCCGGATCTTCTGGCACGGGGAGGAAGTCGCCAACGTGCCTGCGGAACACCTGGTGCTGGGCGGCGGAGCCCCGGTCTATATCCGGGAGACGAAACGTCCCGCGTATCTGGACGAAACCTTCGCAACAGACCTGAATGCATTGCCTGACCTGACTGCTGACATGGCAGAGGCTGCGTTGCTCGATCTGCTCGCATCACCCAACATTGCCTCGAAACGATGGGTGTTCGAGCAGTACGACACGATGGTCCGAACGAATACGGTCGTGGGCCCGGGACCCTCGGATGCTGCGGTAGTCCGCATCAAGGACACGAACCGGGGTTTGGCGGTGAAAACGGATTGCAACGGTCGATACGTCTACCTGAATCCCCGGAAAGGTGGACAGATCGCCGTGGCTGAGGCCGCCCGGAATGTTGTTTGCGCCGGCGGACTTCCTGTTGCCGTGACCAACTGCCTCAATTTCGGCAACCCGTACAAGCCCGAGCAATACTGGGTGTTCAAGGAAGCCGTGGGCGGCATGGGGGATGCCTGCCGGGTATTGACGACCCCCGTGACCGGCGGCAACGTATCATTCTACAATGAAAATCCGACGGGCGCCGTATTTCCGACGCCAACCATCGGTATGCTCGGCATCGTGGACGATGTCGAAGCCCATGCCACGACGTTTGATTTCAAGCAGGAGGGCGACGTGGTTGTGCTGCTGAGTCCGACCGGACAGCCCCCGGGTGGTATAGAAGCGAGTGAGCACCTCTCCGTCCGGCATGGCATGACGGCAGGAGACGCACCCGTATTCGATCTGGCCAGCGAGTTGGCCGTGCAAAAGGCCTGTCTTTCCATGATCCGGACGGGTCGTGTCCACAGCGCCCACGACGCTTCGGACGGAGGACTGGCCGTATGTCTTGCGGAGTCGGTACTGGCATCCCGTGGCCCGGAAGGGGACACGCTGGGCGTGGAAGTCGAACTGTCCGGCTTGGCGCATGATCGGCTCGATGCATTGCTCTTCGGAGAGGCGCAGTCGCGCATTGTGGTATCCTGTCGACCAGCCCATGCAGAAGTTCTCCGTGAAATCGCGGTCCGGGAAGGCGTGGAGTGGACCCGACTCGGAACCGTGAAGGGGGACCGGCTCGTTGTTGACGGGTGGATATCCCTTTCCGGCCACCGCCTCAAGGAGGTGTATGAGAATGCCATTCCGGCGCTTATGGGCCGATCGTAA
- a CDS encoding acyl carrier protein: MSDLAAKVKSIIVEKLGVDESDITDDASFTNDLGADSLDTVELIMEFEKEFDLTIPDEDAEKIATVGDAVTYLTEKAG, from the coding sequence ATGTCCGATCTCGCAGCCAAGGTAAAATCGATCATCGTCGAAAAGCTCGGAGTGGATGAAAGCGACATCACGGACGATGCTTCGTTTACCAACGATCTCGGCGCCGATTCCCTGGACACCGTGGAACTCATCATGGAGTTCGAAAAGGAATTCGATCTGACCATCCCGGATGAGGATGCCGAAAAGATCGCGACTGTCGGAGACGCCGTCACCTACCTGACCGAAAAGGCCGGCTGA
- a CDS encoding DUF721 domain-containing protein, with the protein MRRSSPQSLGEILKSVTKSMGLDSRMAEGQVIAAWEDMQGEQMRRQIKRTWLQKDVLFVEIASPAWRHELHLNRKAWRDRLNNELGREAVREIVFR; encoded by the coding sequence ATGCGTCGCTCTTCCCCACAGTCCCTTGGCGAAATTCTGAAGTCCGTCACGAAATCGATGGGACTGGACTCCCGTATGGCGGAAGGACAGGTCATTGCCGCTTGGGAAGACATGCAGGGGGAGCAAATGCGACGCCAGATCAAGCGTACCTGGCTCCAGAAGGATGTGCTGTTCGTCGAGATTGCTTCGCCAGCCTGGCGACACGAACTGCATTTGAACCGAAAAGCGTGGCGTGATCGCCTGAACAATGAGTTGGGCCGTGAGGCGGTCCGGGAAATCGTGTTCAGGTAG
- a CDS encoding proline dehydrogenase family protein, with the protein MRLPFFLAKRFVAAETIGGMLPVAADLKQQGLLVTLDLLGEYIKDPKLALEAKKSYIDLIRAVDETDLAIDRNISIKLSMLGQKIDPSFCMDNLLELLSVAKETGTFVRLDMEGTDVTDLTLDMFEKVYPDYRDNVGVVLQAYLKRTAEDVTRMCELNARVRLCKGAYKEPASLAWQDMPTIREHYLAYMQQLITHGRYPGIATHDDILMAETKTFVQENNIPASDFEFQMLYGIRPETQLAIMNEGYNMRVYVPFGTKWVPYFSRRLRERKENVWFILKNLFKR; encoded by the coding sequence ATGCGCCTGCCTTTCTTCCTCGCAAAACGGTTCGTCGCCGCCGAAACCATAGGCGGTATGCTGCCCGTTGCCGCCGATTTGAAACAGCAAGGCCTGCTGGTCACACTCGATCTGCTCGGCGAATACATCAAGGACCCGAAACTCGCGCTCGAAGCCAAGAAGTCCTACATCGATCTCATCCGGGCCGTCGACGAGACCGATCTGGCCATCGACCGGAACATCTCAATCAAGCTTTCCATGCTGGGTCAGAAAATCGACCCGTCATTCTGCATGGACAACCTGCTGGAGTTGTTGTCGGTGGCCAAGGAGACCGGCACCTTTGTCCGGCTGGACATGGAAGGCACGGACGTCACGGACCTGACGCTGGATATGTTCGAAAAGGTCTATCCGGATTACCGGGACAACGTGGGCGTCGTACTTCAGGCTTACCTGAAACGAACCGCCGAGGACGTGACCCGCATGTGCGAGCTGAACGCGCGCGTCCGCTTGTGCAAAGGAGCGTACAAGGAACCGGCCTCACTCGCTTGGCAGGACATGCCGACCATCCGCGAGCACTACCTGGCCTACATGCAGCAATTGATCACGCATGGGCGATACCCGGGCATTGCGACGCATGATGACATCCTGATGGCCGAGACGAAAACGTTCGTCCAGGAAAACAACATCCCTGCATCGGACTTCGAATTCCAGATGCTCTACGGCATCCGTCCGGAAACCCAGTTGGCCATCATGAACGAAGGGTACAACATGCGGGTGTATGTGCCGTTCGGGACAAAATGGGTGCCGTACTTTTCCCGGCGACTCCGGGAGCGCAAGGAAAACGTGTGGTTCATCCTGAAGAACCTGTTCAAGCGCTGA
- a CDS encoding aminotransferase class I/II-fold pyridoxal phosphate-dependent enzyme, with protein MPQRSHIHPETLLAKAGCQPDSDLGGATPPVHMASTFERSEDGTYESGYVYGRLANPTRDRLEDTLARLEGAASARVFATGMAAANALLQTLHAGDHVILGDDLYFGVRNLVHGMAGRGLLTYSEVDTSCADTDSGAESAAVQAIRAALVPATKLVWIETPSNPLLRITDIAAVAACCQEHGAALVVDGTWTTPLLQRPLELGADVVLHSVTKYLSGHSDVLGGALVFRTDNELTHAVHAIQQSAGAILDPFSCWLTLRGLRSLPARMRVQTESAGILADWLSDDPRVSAVHYPGLAHHPGHAVAARQMTGFGAMLSIRTGRSGDETLARVGRARVFTRATSLGGTESLIEHRRSVEGEGSRTPADLIRLSIGLEHVDDLREDLDRILA; from the coding sequence ATGCCCCAGCGATCCCACATCCATCCCGAAACCCTGCTCGCAAAAGCCGGCTGCCAGCCCGATTCGGATCTTGGCGGCGCCACGCCTCCGGTGCACATGGCCAGTACGTTCGAACGGAGTGAGGATGGGACGTACGAATCGGGATACGTATACGGTCGCCTCGCCAATCCCACCCGGGACCGGTTGGAAGACACGCTGGCCCGACTGGAAGGGGCGGCTTCGGCACGGGTATTCGCCACCGGTATGGCCGCGGCCAACGCGCTTCTGCAGACCTTGCATGCCGGAGACCATGTCATCCTGGGTGACGACCTGTATTTCGGTGTGCGCAACCTGGTCCACGGCATGGCGGGCCGGGGCTTGCTTACGTATTCGGAGGTGGACACGTCCTGTGCGGATACCGACTCCGGTGCCGAATCTGCGGCTGTCCAGGCCATTCGCGCTGCCCTGGTACCCGCCACGAAGCTTGTCTGGATTGAGACCCCCTCCAACCCCCTGTTGCGTATTACCGACATCGCGGCGGTCGCAGCGTGCTGCCAGGAGCACGGCGCTGCCCTCGTTGTCGACGGCACCTGGACAACCCCTCTTTTGCAACGACCGCTCGAACTCGGCGCCGATGTGGTTCTGCATTCCGTCACCAAGTATCTGAGCGGACACTCCGACGTACTCGGCGGTGCGCTCGTCTTCCGGACCGACAATGAACTGACCCATGCCGTTCACGCCATCCAGCAGTCCGCAGGTGCCATTCTGGATCCGTTTTCCTGCTGGCTGACCCTGCGTGGTCTGCGCTCCCTCCCGGCCCGCATGCGTGTGCAGACCGAATCGGCCGGGATCCTGGCCGACTGGCTTTCAGACGATCCGAGGGTTTCGGCCGTGCACTATCCCGGACTCGCGCATCACCCGGGGCATGCTGTTGCGGCACGACAGATGACCGGCTTCGGAGCCATGCTGTCCATTCGTACGGGCCGGAGCGGTGACGAAACGCTCGCGAGGGTCGGGCGTGCGCGTGTCTTTACGCGCGCCACGAGCCTCGGTGGAACCGAGAGTCTGATTGAACACCGAAGGTCCGTGGAGGGTGAAGGTTCGCGCACGCCGGCCGACCTCATCCGCTTATCCATCGGACTGGAGCACGTGGACGATCTCCGTGAAGATCTCGATCGCATACTGGCTTGA
- the fabF gene encoding beta-ketoacyl-ACP synthase II, whose amino-acid sequence MSGRRVVVTGMGALTPIGLDHESFWQGMMACQSGAAPITYFDTEPYSTTFACELKGFDIHDFLEKKEARRMDPFCQYAMVVAGQALADAGIDPDKLSTEEQERIGVIFGSGIGGMQEFHKQTEVLIQHGPRRISPFFIPMLIPDIAAGQISIKYGLRGPNYSVVSACATGNNNIGDAFMLIKLGHMDAAITGGSEASVTELGIGGFNALKALSTRNDEPATASRPFDKTRDGFVLGEGAGALYLEELEHAKARGARIYAELLGIGMSGDAYHITAPDPEGLGARNAMKASLRDAGLQPTDVDYLNMHGTSTGLGDIAETNAIKKVFGDHAYRMNVSSTKSMTGHLLGAAGAVEAIAAIGAIVHKRIPPTINFAHADEECDLNYTFNEPIDRDVKIAVSNAFGFGGHNTSVVFGEYAG is encoded by the coding sequence ATGAGCGGACGCAGAGTAGTAGTTACCGGAATGGGGGCATTGACCCCCATCGGCCTGGATCATGAGTCGTTCTGGCAGGGCATGATGGCCTGCCAGAGCGGCGCTGCACCCATTACGTATTTCGATACGGAGCCGTATTCGACCACGTTCGCTTGTGAACTGAAAGGATTCGACATCCACGACTTCCTCGAGAAGAAGGAGGCGCGTCGGATGGATCCGTTCTGCCAGTACGCCATGGTCGTTGCCGGGCAAGCCCTGGCCGATGCCGGTATTGATCCCGACAAGCTCTCCACGGAGGAGCAGGAACGGATAGGCGTCATATTCGGAAGCGGCATCGGAGGCATGCAGGAATTCCACAAGCAGACGGAGGTGCTCATCCAGCACGGTCCGCGCCGGATTTCCCCGTTCTTCATTCCCATGCTCATTCCGGACATTGCGGCCGGCCAGATTTCCATCAAGTACGGCCTGCGTGGGCCGAATTACTCGGTGGTCTCTGCGTGTGCGACAGGCAACAACAACATTGGCGATGCCTTCATGCTGATCAAGCTAGGTCACATGGATGCTGCGATCACAGGTGGTTCAGAAGCCAGTGTGACGGAACTCGGAATCGGTGGATTCAATGCCCTCAAGGCCCTGTCCACCCGCAACGACGAGCCGGCCACGGCATCCCGTCCTTTCGACAAGACGCGGGACGGATTCGTTCTCGGGGAGGGCGCAGGTGCGCTTTACCTCGAAGAATTGGAGCATGCCAAGGCCCGTGGCGCCCGGATCTATGCGGAACTGCTGGGCATCGGTATGAGCGGAGACGCGTATCACATCACGGCGCCTGACCCGGAAGGTCTGGGTGCCCGCAATGCCATGAAGGCGTCGCTACGCGATGCAGGCCTTCAGCCGACGGACGTCGACTACCTGAACATGCATGGTACATCCACGGGGCTCGGTGATATTGCCGAAACCAATGCCATCAAGAAGGTATTCGGGGATCACGCCTATCGGATGAACGTGTCGTCCACCAAGAGCATGACCGGACACCTTCTGGGTGCGGCCGGTGCCGTGGAAGCCATCGCTGCCATCGGGGCCATTGTGCACAAGAGGATTCCTCCGACCATCAATTTTGCCCATGCCGACGAGGAGTGTGACTTGAACTACACGTTCAACGAGCCGATTGATCGCGACGTCAAGATTGCGGTCAGCAACGCGTTCGGCTTCGGCGGTCACAATACCAGCGTGGTGTTCGGCGAGTACGCCGGATAG
- the metK gene encoding methionine adenosyltransferase, with amino-acid sequence MPYLFTSESVSEGHPDKVADQISDAVLDAMLAQDPHSRVAVETLVTTGLVVLSGEVTTNAYVDVQEIARNVIREIGYTNPDLRFDADSCGVLSAIHEQSPDIAQGVDEKDGEQGAGDQGMMFGYACRETEHYMPMALAYSHGLVRELADIRKNSDIMPYLRPDSKSQVTVEYNEDGKTVKRIHTIVVSTQHDEDVSLEKIKADIRTHLLPRVIDSALLDDDLILHVNPTGKFVIGGPHGDTGLTGRKIIVDTYGGKGAHGGGAFSGKDASKVDRSAAYAARHVAKNLVAAGAADEVLVQVAYAIGVAHPLSVFVDSFGTGRVSDTVLVDIVKQLFDLRPKAIVRDLDLLSPGFRKTAAYGHFGRDEFTWERLDKVQEIQEALAALPA; translated from the coding sequence ATGCCTTACCTCTTCACGTCCGAGTCCGTTTCTGAGGGCCACCCGGACAAAGTTGCCGATCAGATTTCCGACGCAGTCCTGGACGCCATGCTGGCCCAGGATCCCCACAGCCGCGTAGCCGTGGAGACGCTGGTCACCACCGGTCTCGTGGTCCTGTCGGGCGAAGTCACCACCAATGCCTACGTGGACGTGCAGGAGATTGCCCGCAACGTCATCCGCGAAATCGGCTACACGAACCCGGATCTCCGGTTCGACGCCGATTCGTGCGGGGTGCTCAGCGCCATCCACGAGCAGAGCCCGGACATTGCCCAGGGCGTGGACGAGAAGGATGGAGAGCAAGGCGCGGGAGATCAGGGCATGATGTTCGGTTATGCCTGCCGGGAGACGGAACACTACATGCCGATGGCCCTGGCGTACTCTCACGGATTGGTCCGCGAATTGGCCGATATCCGGAAGAATTCGGACATCATGCCGTACCTCCGTCCGGATTCCAAGAGTCAGGTCACGGTGGAGTACAATGAGGATGGGAAGACCGTGAAGCGTATCCACACCATCGTGGTATCGACGCAGCACGACGAAGACGTGTCGCTGGAGAAGATCAAGGCGGATATCCGGACGCATCTTCTTCCGCGCGTCATTGATTCGGCCCTTCTGGATGATGATCTCATCCTGCACGTGAACCCGACCGGGAAATTCGTGATTGGCGGACCACATGGAGACACCGGGCTCACCGGCCGGAAGATCATTGTCGATACGTACGGCGGCAAAGGAGCCCATGGAGGCGGCGCCTTTTCCGGCAAGGATGCGTCGAAAGTGGACCGCAGCGCGGCCTATGCAGCCCGCCACGTGGCCAAGAACCTGGTTGCTGCAGGCGCCGCCGATGAAGTACTGGTGCAAGTGGCGTACGCCATTGGCGTAGCCCACCCGTTGTCGGTTTTTGTGGACAGTTTCGGGACCGGTCGTGTATCCGATACGGTGCTCGTTGACATCGTGAAACAGTTGTTCGACCTGCGTCCCAAAGCGATTGTCCGGGACCTGGACCTGCTTTCGCCCGGTTTCCGGAAGACAGCGGCATACGGCCACTTCGGCCGTGACGAATTCACGTGGGAACGATTGGACAAGGTGCAGGAAATCCAGGAAGCATTGGCGGCACTCCCGGCTTGA
- the trxB gene encoding thioredoxin-disulfide reductase, producing the protein MENVDFSAAEHRRVVIIGTGPAGLTAALYTARANLEPLVLQGPEPGGQLITTTDVENFPGFPDGIMGPEMMQKFEQQATRFGAELRWGTVTAVDFSQRPFRMLVDDDKPLLADAVIISTGASAKYLGLESERRLLGHGVSACATCDGAFFRNQDVAIVGGGDTAMEEALFLTRFANKVYLIHRRDSFRASQIMQDRVMAHDKIEIIWNTVVEDIHGEKEVESITIRNVDTGDVRNVPVQGFFVAIGHKPNTDIFAGQIDRDETGYIQTKPDSTYTNIEGVYACGDAQDHVYRQAVTAAGTGCMAAIDAERWLAEQEAMVGA; encoded by the coding sequence ATGGAAAACGTGGACTTCTCTGCCGCCGAACACCGGCGCGTGGTGATCATAGGAACAGGGCCGGCGGGGTTGACCGCGGCCCTCTATACGGCCCGGGCGAACCTCGAACCGCTGGTCCTGCAGGGGCCGGAACCGGGTGGACAGCTCATTACGACCACTGATGTCGAGAATTTTCCGGGGTTTCCGGACGGCATCATGGGTCCGGAAATGATGCAGAAGTTCGAGCAGCAGGCCACCCGTTTCGGAGCCGAGCTCCGTTGGGGCACGGTGACGGCCGTCGATTTCAGCCAACGTCCTTTCCGGATGCTGGTTGACGACGACAAGCCATTGCTCGCCGACGCCGTTATCATCTCCACGGGTGCATCGGCGAAATACCTCGGGTTGGAAAGCGAGCGGCGTTTGCTGGGCCATGGTGTATCGGCCTGTGCCACGTGTGACGGAGCCTTTTTCCGGAACCAGGATGTGGCCATTGTCGGGGGCGGGGACACGGCGATGGAAGAGGCGCTCTTCCTCACACGGTTTGCGAACAAGGTGTATCTCATCCACCGGCGTGATTCATTCCGGGCCTCGCAGATCATGCAGGACCGGGTCATGGCCCATGACAAGATCGAAATCATCTGGAATACGGTCGTGGAAGACATCCACGGGGAAAAGGAGGTGGAGTCCATCACCATCCGCAACGTGGACACCGGAGACGTGCGTAACGTGCCCGTGCAAGGGTTCTTCGTGGCCATTGGGCACAAGCCGAACACCGACATTTTCGCCGGACAGATTGACCGGGATGAAACGGGCTATATCCAGACGAAGCCCGATTCGACCTACACGAACATTGAAGGGGTTTATGCCTGTGGCGATGCCCAGGATCACGTCTACCGCCAGGCGGTGACGGCAGCAGGAACCGGGTGTATGGCGGCCATAGATGCTGAGCGGTGGTTGGCCGAACAGGAGGCCATGGTCGGCGCGTAA